Sequence from the Fusobacterium periodonticum 1_1_41FAA genome:
AAAGAAATTTATATCTGTTTTTGAGTTAAAGAAATTAGCACATAAAAAACTATTTAAGTCACTTATATCATTTATTTTTTCAATGCTATTTAAGGTTTCAAATATTAGATTTAATTTTGTTTTTAAGTTTTCATCATCATTCAAAAAATGAGAATAATACTCTTCTTTTAAAAGAGTTAATGAAATATATCTATAATCCCTAGAGATAATTTTTTCAAAGCATTTATAATCCTCAACATCAAGACCATAGAATTCCATAAAAGCAGAATTAAATATATTTTCTTTCACTAGAAAAATATCTATAAGATTTCTATTTTTATAATCTATGCCATTTAAAAGGTTCAGATAAGCTTCAATTATTTTATAAAATTTTGTATCATTCAAATAAAATTTATTTGATTTAGTAAATATAGAGTATTTATCTTCTTTATTGGCATCTGTTGTGTAATAATTGTCATATTGTTTTGATAAAATCATAGTATAAAGTTCTAATTCATTTGAATATTTTACAAGTTCTATATCTAATTTTTTATCTATAAGACTAACTTTATTTAATTTTAATTTATCTTTATTGAAATCTTTATCTTCCATTTGTAATGTAATTTCTATATCATAATAATTTTTTAGAGTTTCTAAAATCTTAGAAAAATTATATGGAAAATCAACTATATCAAAAAATACTAATTTTTTATATTTTTTCAAAAAATCAAGTTTCAAATTAGTTATAGAGTAAAGCCAATCACTTGGAAGATAAGCATTCTCATTTAAAAATTTATCCATTTCATTTTTTATTTCAAAAAATAGTTCAAATTTTTCTTCTTGCCATTTAGATAAGTTTAGATTGTCTAAATCTTCTTTATTTTTGATATAAGAAAAAAATTCAAAGAAATCATCAGCAATTTCTATACAATCAAAATAACTAGTAATATTAAATTTTTTCTTAGTTTCATCTTTAAGATAAGAATAAAATAAAAAGAATCTTTTAATATCTCTTAAAATTTTTCTATTTGAGATAAAAATTTTATCTAAAAAATCTTCAAAAGAGATAATATTAGTTTTAATTCTTAATTGTCCTTTATTTATATAGCTAGAATATTGTTTTTTAGCTAATTCATTTTCAACAATAATAAGAGTATCTTCAGGAATTTTTTCTATTGTTGATAAAAGTTCATTATTTGTTAATTGATTGTAATTTAAATAGTTATATTTTATTTGTTTCATAGAGCACCTTCTTTTTTTATTTTCAAATAACTCAATGCAAGCATGGTTTTAGAATCTTCAAGTGAAAAAATATCTATATCATTAAAAGGAATTTTTATGATTTCTAAAAATTCATTTTCATCTAATGATTGATGAGTTTTTTCTAAGTCTGTGGCATAAAATAAATGATATTGCCCAGCATTTATTCCAGCAGAGTTGTAGTAAGTACAAATTTTTTCCCATTTATTTGCTCTATATCCAATTTCTTCTTCAAATTCTCTTTTTGCAGCATCTAGTATATCTTCATCTTTTTCAACTAAGCCTGCCGGAATTTCAAGGAGTTCTTTTTTTATTGCCGGTCTGTATTGTTTTACAAAAAAGATTTCATTTTCAACTTCAGCTATTATAGCAACAACTTCTTTCTTTCCTGTAAAAGTCCATGTAACAACATTATCATTAGGTAAAGCTAATGTTTCTTCAAATACAGTTATTACATCATTTTTAAATACTTGATTTTTTGATATATGCTTAAACTTCATCTAAGATTTCTCCTTTTTAATACACTTTTCTATATGATACCACACTAAAAAAAAATAAAAAAGAGTTATTACAATTTATATGCAATAACTCTATAAAATTATTTTTGACAAATGAAGTAAGCTACTTCATAAGTCAAGGAAGTAGCTTTAAAACTTTTAATTCTTGAAAAAGAAGCCCTTTGAAAACCTGTGACACCTGTGTATTTTAAGTGTCTTAGAACTGATAAAGGGCTTTCAAAATCTATCTTTATAGTTTCTTTATATATTTTAAATTTTTGAAAGTACTTAGCAATAATTTTTTCAATTTCTTCAGTTTTTAAATATTCTAAAGATATATCAAAATGTTTTTTTATTTCTAATAAATTTCCAAAAACATAGGTAGAAAAGCATAAAATATCTGTATTTTTAGCTATATTTCTGACAAGATTTTCTAAACCATCTATCCACTGAAAAACTGAACTTGAAAGAACTAAATCGCTTTTAGGTATATCAATTTCTTCAATATTTTCTTTAATAAATATATTGTAGTCTATATCTTTTATAAAACTTTTAACATCAAATATATCATTTAGAATTAAAGATGAGCTAGGAAAAAATTTTCTATATTCTCTTGTAAAAATTCCAGTTCCACACCCTATTTCAAAAATGGAATTAATCTCTCTTTTTAATATATCATCATCTTCCATATAAGCTAGAAGATGTTCAGCTACTTGTTTTTGAGCTAAAGAGTTTTTCTCATAGGTGCTGTAATGTTTATCAAAATTCATTTTTTATTTTTCCTCACTTATATTTATAATATCTTTAAAATCTCTAAAATATGAAAAAGGATAGTGACCACAAGCTATTAACTCATAAGCTATGTTATTGACTTGGCAATATTTTTCAACTTTATTAGCTGGAATAATTCTGTCATTTTTACCTATATAATAAAAATGGATATAGTTTGGAATAGACTTATAATTATCCTTAAAATATTGTAGTTCATATCTAGCTTCTTCTAAAGTTTTTTTAGCTCTTCCAAAGCTCTCATCAATATCCATGTTAAGTAAAAATTTTTCTAGATTTTCATCATTCAAAGTTTCAAGGGTCATGTTAAACATTTTTTCATTGATACCAAATTTTCCAATAGTTTCAGGAAGTCCGTTGATTCCAATAGCTTTCTCATAAATTAAATCTTGATTTTCTG
This genomic interval carries:
- a CDS encoding NUDIX hydrolase — protein: MKFKHISKNQVFKNDVITVFEETLALPNDNVVTWTFTGKKEVVAIIAEVENEIFFVKQYRPAIKKELLEIPAGLVEKDEDILDAAKREFEEEIGYRANKWEKICTYYNSAGINAGQYHLFYATDLEKTHQSLDENEFLEIIKIPFNDIDIFSLEDSKTMLALSYLKIKKEGAL
- the bioC gene encoding malonyl-ACP O-methyltransferase BioC, with protein sequence MNFDKHYSTYEKNSLAQKQVAEHLLAYMEDDDILKREINSIFEIGCGTGIFTREYRKFFPSSSLILNDIFDVKSFIKDIDYNIFIKENIEEIDIPKSDLVLSSSVFQWIDGLENLVRNIAKNTDILCFSTYVFGNLLEIKKHFDISLEYLKTEEIEKIIAKYFQKFKIYKETIKIDFESPLSVLRHLKYTGVTGFQRASFSRIKSFKATSLTYEVAYFICQK
- a CDS encoding DUF452 family protein; protein product: MSKIYFFNGWAMDENLLSPLKNSTEYEIKVINFPYSIDKTSISKGDIFLAYSFGVYYLNKFLSENQDLIYEKAIGINGLPETIGKFGINEKMFNMTLETLNDENLEKFLLNMDIDESFGRAKKTLEEARYELQYFKDNYKSIPNYIHFYYIGKNDRIIPANKVEKYCQVNNIAYELIACGHYPFSYFRDFKDIINISEEK